GAGAGCGGCACGTCAAGATCGGCCACGGGCGCGAGTACAGCGACGTGTCCCCCGTGCGCGGCACCTACTACGGCGGCGGGCGCGGCGAACTCGATGTGGATGTGCGAGTCTACGCCGAGCAGTGAGGCGGGTACTGATCACCGGCATGTCGGGCGTAGGTAAATCCTCCGTCCTAGAGGAGTTGGCGCGGCGCGGCTTTCCCGCCATCGACACAGATTCGGACGAGTGGTGCGAGTGGATGATTGACCCGCAGACGGGCGAGCCGGACTGGATCTGGCGGGAGGACCGGATGCGGGACCTCCTGACCGGCCATCATGAGCCTGTCCTGTTCGTCAGCGGGTGCAAAAGCAACCAGGGGAAGTTCTACGACAGCTTTGAGGACGTCGTCCTGCTGAGCGCCCCGCTGGAAGTGATGCTTGATCGGATTGCCAGACGCACGAACAATCCGTACGGCAAGAGCGAGGAGGAACGGCGGCAGATTGTGGAGTACGTCCGCTTTGTCGAACCCCTCCTGCGGCGCGGGGCCACCCTGGAACTGGATACCTCCACCCTGACAGTGCCCGAGGTCGCGGATCGCCTGGTTGCCCTGGCCCGGCCAGGGTAGGCAGGCTGCGCCAGCAAGAAGGCCGGGGAGGTGGTGATGCGCCTCCCCGGCCCCTGTGGAGTTCACTCAGCGCACGAACGGTGCGAGGATCAGCGCCAGCAGGAAGGCCTGGACCGCCCAGTTGGCAATGCCCGCGAGAATCAGCGTGACGCCGCCGCTTACGGTGTCGCGCAGGTTCATGCTGGACTGCACCGCCAGGAAACCGAAGAAGATCATCGCCACCGAGATCAGGAAGCCGACGATCCAGCCCAGGATCGGGATGATGCCCAGCACGGTCCCCAGGATGCTGAGGGGCACGAAGAACAGCGCGAAGGAGTACGCGACCTCGGGGTAGGTGCCGGTGCCGCGGAACAGGTACTTGCCAATCAGGTACACCAATCCGGTAAAGACCGCAAACTGAACCGGGATCAGGATCAGGCGGGTGATGAACTGCCCGATCACGGTCACGTTGGCGTGGAACGGGGCGAAGATCGCGGCGATCACGGCGGACACCAGGGCGGCGACCAGCACGTACGTCAGCGCCTGCTGCGTCCCTCCCCGGCGCTCGAACAGCTCGAAGGTCGCGGGGCTGGGGCGGGAGAGGACCGCCACGCTCTGGCCGAACATGTCCGACAGCCGCGCCTGCAAAGGAGTGGGGGTGGTCATGCCCCAGAGTACGGTGGAGGTTGGCCGAGTGTTCCCGGGGACAGGCAGAGGTAAAGCGTCACTAAAGGCAGTGGGGTTCTTCAACCACGCACGCGTCCAGAACCGGGTCGCCCCCTTCAGTTAAGGGAAAAATCGGGTTGGATTGCCACCTCCAGGGAACGGCCCGACCATTCCTCCCTGCCCGCACGGTTGCTTTCCCCTCCCCGTGAGACAATCTGCCCATGACGGACCAGTCCTCCCCCACCCCCGAGGCGAACGAGGTGCAGACGCACAGCGGCTTCGTCGCCATCGTGGGCAAGCCGAACGTCGGCAAGAGCACGCTGCTCAACGCCTTCCTGAATACCAAGGTCGCGCCCACCAGCCCGCGCCCCCAGACCACCCGCCGGGGCGTGCGCGGCATCTACTCCACCGACACGCAGCAGATCGTCTTCGTGGACACGCCGGGGCTCCACAAGCCGAAAGACGCCCTGGGCAAGTACATGAACCAGGAGGTTCACAGCGCTCTGGCGGACGTCGACGTGATCCTCTGGGTCGTGGATCTGCGCCACCCGCCCACCGAGGAGGACGAACTCGTGGCCCGGCAGGTGCGCGACCTCCCCAAGCCCCTCTTCCTGATCGGCAACAAGGTGGACGCCGCCAAGTACCCCGAGGAGGCGATGAAGCTCTACCGCGCCCTGCTGGAGGGCCGGGCGGGCGAGACCCAGGAAACCGCCCTCAGCGCCCAGAACAACCCGGAGGCCGTCACTACCCTGCGCGAGCAGATTCTCGACGCTCTTCCCGAAAATCCCTTCTTCTTCCCGCGCGGCGCGGCCTCCGACCAGACCCGCGAGCAGTGGGCCGCCGAGATCATCCGCGAGGAGGCGATGAAGAAGCTGCGCGAGGAGCTGCCCTACGCCGTCGCCACCCGCGTGACGAACTGGACCGAGCGCGAGGACGGCCTGCAGCGCATCGAGGCCGAGATCGTCGTGGAGAAGAACGCCCACAAGGGCATGGTGATCGGCGCGGGCGGCAAGATGCTGCGCGAGATCGGCCAGGCGGCCCGCAAGCAGCTCGAAGTCTTCCTGAACCGCAAAGTCTTCCTGGGCCTGGAAGTCATCGTGATCCCCGGCTGGCGCGAGGACGAGGAGGCGCTGCGGGAACTGGGGTACGAGTAAAGCTCAGCTTCCAGCGCGAGAGGGGAAGCGGTGGCTGGAGCTGCCGCTTTCTCTTGCCCACGCCAGGTACGCCGCCTCCACGAACAGCCAGGTGTGGTGCATCCGCAACTCGCCGCGTGAATACAGACCCTCAACCTCCCGCCGGGTGAAGTAGCGGGCTTCCCGCACCTCCCCGGCGAAGTCCGGCAGCGGGGCGGGCACGCCCTCCTCCCCCAGCACCTCGGCGAGCCAGGCGAAGCGCTGGACCAGGGCGCCGTCGGGGAAGCGGCCCAGCAGCACGTCGAGGAGGCGCACGGGTCGCACCGTCAGCCCCGTTTCCTCGTACGCCTCGCGGACGGCGGCGTCCTGGGGATGCTCACCTTCCTCCACGGCCCCGGCAGGGATGTGCCACAGGCCCGCGCTCCCCGGCTTCCCCTCACGCACGAGCAGAACCTCATCCCGGTCATTGAGAATGACGACGCCCGCCGAGCGCAGCGGAACGGGGATATGAAAGGTCTCGTCGTACTGCATGGTCAGCCCGTCACCCGGCGGATGTGGGCCAGGTGGTGCTGCCCATGCCAGGCATACATCGCGGCCAGCGTGTCCACCGTGTAGGTCCGCCCCTGCGCGGGATGCGTCCACTCACGGCGCCACCCATCGGGAGTCAGGGCGCCGAGGACCGCGACCCAGCGCGCGTGCAGGCCGTCCAGCAGGCTCAGGCTGGGCCGGGCGGGCAACCCCATGTCCGCCAGCCTCGCCCAGTCCCCCTCCTCGTAGGGCTTCACGGTGGGGTTGGCCTCGGTCAGGGCGAGTTTGAGCCGCACCACGGCATTCATGTGGCTGTCGGCGAGGTGGTGGACGACCTGACGCACCGTCCAGCCGCCGTCCCGGTACGAAGTGTTCAGTACGGCGTCCGGCTGGCCCTCAACCAACTGACGCAGTTCGGCGGGCAGGGCGCGGATGGCCTGAATTGCCTCCTGCCTCTCCCCCGGCGTGAGCGTGAGGGGCTGCGGCATCGGCCCGAGGGGATACCGGGGGTCGGTCATCGGCCCGCCTCCTTCCTTGTCCAGCGGTCCGCGTCCCGGGTCTCGATCTTCTCCATCATGCGCTCGAAACCGCGTTCCAGGTTCAGGCCGCGCTCGTTCGCCATGCAGATCATCACGAAGAGCAGGTCGGCGAGTTCCAGCTCCAAGTCCCCCGCGTCCTCACCGGGCTTGGGCGTCTTGCCGTTCCGGTGCGCGATGACCCGCGCGACTTCGCCCGTCTCCTCAGTCAGGCGGGCCAGCATCAGCAGCGGCGGGAAATACCCCTCCTCGAACTGGCCGATGTAGGCGTCCACACGCCGCCGGGCTTCCTCGAAGGTCAGACTCATGCGCCCAGGGTAAGAGAAAACCAGCCGCGGGTGAGGCGGCTGGCGGGCGCTGGGCGGCTCAGCGGATGTAGAGGTACGTCTCCTGCACGTCCCGGTCAGCCACCGGGTAGGGCTCGATGTAAGTGGTGGTGACGGTGTTCCAGCGGCCGTTGTCGTAGGTG
This sequence is a window from Deinococcus apachensis DSM 19763. Protein-coding genes within it:
- a CDS encoding AAA family ATPase — translated: MRRVLITGMSGVGKSSVLEELARRGFPAIDTDSDEWCEWMIDPQTGEPDWIWREDRMRDLLTGHHEPVLFVSGCKSNQGKFYDSFEDVVLLSAPLEVMLDRIARRTNNPYGKSEEERRQIVEYVRFVEPLLRRGATLELDTSTLTVPEVADRLVALARPG
- a CDS encoding YIP1 family protein, which codes for MTTPTPLQARLSDMFGQSVAVLSRPSPATFELFERRGGTQQALTYVLVAALVSAVIAAIFAPFHANVTVIGQFITRLILIPVQFAVFTGLVYLIGKYLFRGTGTYPEVAYSFALFFVPLSILGTVLGIIPILGWIVGFLISVAMIFFGFLAVQSSMNLRDTVSGGVTLILAGIANWAVQAFLLALILAPFVR
- the era gene encoding GTPase Era → MTDQSSPTPEANEVQTHSGFVAIVGKPNVGKSTLLNAFLNTKVAPTSPRPQTTRRGVRGIYSTDTQQIVFVDTPGLHKPKDALGKYMNQEVHSALADVDVILWVVDLRHPPTEEDELVARQVRDLPKPLFLIGNKVDAAKYPEEAMKLYRALLEGRAGETQETALSAQNNPEAVTTLREQILDALPENPFFFPRGAASDQTREQWAAEIIREEAMKKLREELPYAVATRVTNWTEREDGLQRIEAEIVVEKNAHKGMVIGAGGKMLREIGQAARKQLEVFLNRKVFLGLEVIVIPGWREDEEALRELGYE
- a CDS encoding Nudix hydrolase, with translation MQYDETFHIPVPLRSAGVVILNDRDEVLLVREGKPGSAGLWHIPAGAVEEGEHPQDAAVREAYEETGLTVRPVRLLDVLLGRFPDGALVQRFAWLAEVLGEEGVPAPLPDFAGEVREARYFTRREVEGLYSRGELRMHHTWLFVEAAYLAWARESGSSSHRFPSRAGS
- a CDS encoding YfiT family bacillithiol transferase, with product MTDPRYPLGPMPQPLTLTPGERQEAIQAIRALPAELRQLVEGQPDAVLNTSYRDGGWTVRQVVHHLADSHMNAVVRLKLALTEANPTVKPYEEGDWARLADMGLPARPSLSLLDGLHARWVAVLGALTPDGWRREWTHPAQGRTYTVDTLAAMYAWHGQHHLAHIRRVTG
- a CDS encoding nucleotide pyrophosphohydrolase; amino-acid sequence: MSLTFEEARRRVDAYIGQFEEGYFPPLLMLARLTEETGEVARVIAHRNGKTPKPGEDAGDLELELADLLFVMICMANERGLNLERGFERMMEKIETRDADRWTRKEAGR